One genomic segment of Acidobacteriota bacterium includes these proteins:
- the aroB gene encoding 3-dehydroquinate synthase has protein sequence MTKPQTVHVALDDRSYDITLAHGALPQTGAITRAAFGPKARRVALISNAKVHGLYGKAVEKSLKQAGFTVLTHLMGDGERAKSIRTAECAWGFLIAHHFERSDGIVALGGGVVGDLAGFVAATFLRGVNFVQLPTTLLAQIDSSVGGKTAVNHALGKNLIGAFHQPRAVLIDPSVLATLPPRELRAGMYEVLKTGLIRDAALAGFINQNLNQLTALDPASLTQVIKRCCEIKAEVVMADEREGGLRRILNFGHTIGHALEAITKYRRLKHGEAVGYGMQCATTMAERAGLLDSSAAATIQASVRALGPLPRINDLDVGEIIAATAHDKKAAQGKIPFILPTRVGEVMVRDDLPSSIVRAAVRELLAKN, from the coding sequence ATGACCAAACCGCAAACCGTTCACGTGGCGCTCGACGACCGCAGCTATGACATCACGCTGGCCCACGGCGCGCTGCCGCAAACCGGCGCGATCACGCGCGCGGCTTTTGGCCCAAAGGCGCGCCGCGTGGCGTTGATCTCCAACGCCAAAGTCCACGGACTCTATGGCAAAGCCGTTGAAAAGAGTTTGAAACAAGCTGGCTTCACCGTGCTCACGCATCTGATGGGCGATGGCGAACGCGCCAAATCCATTCGCACGGCGGAATGCGCCTGGGGCTTTTTGATCGCGCACCATTTTGAACGCAGCGATGGCATCGTGGCATTGGGCGGCGGCGTGGTAGGTGATTTGGCGGGTTTTGTGGCGGCGACGTTTTTGCGCGGCGTAAATTTCGTGCAACTGCCGACTACGTTGTTGGCGCAAATTGACAGTTCGGTCGGCGGCAAAACGGCGGTCAATCACGCGCTGGGCAAAAACCTGATCGGCGCGTTTCATCAACCGCGCGCCGTGTTGATTGATCCGAGCGTGCTGGCAACGTTACCGCCGCGCGAATTGCGCGCCGGGATGTACGAAGTCCTCAAAACCGGTCTCATCCGCGATGCCGCGCTGGCGGGCTTCATCAATCAAAATCTGAACCAACTCACGGCACTCGATCCGGCCAGCCTGACGCAGGTCATCAAACGCTGCTGCGAGATCAAAGCCGAAGTCGTGATGGCCGATGAACGCGAAGGCGGCTTGCGCCGCATCCTGAATTTCGGCCATACCATCGGCCACGCGCTCGAAGCCATAACCAAATACCGGCGTTTGAAACATGGCGAAGCGGTGGGGTACGGCATGCAATGCGCGACCACGATGGCGGAGCGCGCGGGCTTGCTCGACTCGTCAGCGGCGGCAACCATTCAAGCCAGCGTCAGGGCGCTGGGCCCTTTGCCGCGTATCAACGATTTGGACGTCGGTGAAATCATCGCCGCGACCGCCCACGATAAAAAGGCCGCGCAAGGCAAAATCCCTTTCATCCTGCCGACACGCGTTGGTGAAGTGATGGTGCGCGATGACCTGCCGTCGTCAATCGTGCGGGCCGCCGTGCGCGAGCTATTGGCCAAGAACTGA
- a CDS encoding LysM peptidoglycan-binding domain-containing protein, with protein sequence MASLDELKAKYNAVLDKGHEVGMTVQNLNLEGEQLLIRGVVPSDYAKNELWDAAKGVDASVSDLMLDVNVQSGLKYTVKSGDTLSKIAKRFYGEANHYHQIAAASGIDNPDRIDVGQEVTLP encoded by the coding sequence ATGGCAAGTCTTGATGAATTAAAAGCGAAGTACAACGCAGTGCTGGACAAAGGTCATGAAGTTGGAATGACCGTCCAAAACCTCAATCTGGAAGGCGAGCAATTGCTGATTCGCGGCGTCGTGCCGTCTGATTACGCAAAGAATGAACTGTGGGACGCGGCGAAAGGCGTTGACGCCAGCGTCAGCGACCTGATGCTCGACGTGAATGTCCAATCGGGCTTGAAGTACACCGTCAAATCCGGCGACACGCTGAGCAAAATCGCCAAGCGTTTCTACGGCGAGGCCAACCACTACCACCAAATCGCCGCCGCCAGCGGCATTGATAACCCCGACCGCATTGACGTCGGTCAGGAAGTCACACTGCCGTAA